AAACCGCGCATTTTATGCACCGCATCCATAATCGTGATGCCTTCCGTGCTCTCATCATCAATTTTCATAATCTCATCACCCGGTTGCAGACCCGCCCGGTAGGCCGGTGTACCGTCAATCGGGGTGACAATGGTCAACTGATTGTTGCGAACGGAAATCTCTATGCCTAGACCGCCGAAGCTCCCCTTGGTATCCTGACGCATATCTTTGTAGCTCTGCGGGTCCATAAACTGGCTGTAAGGGTCCAGCTCAGCCACCATGCCTTTGATTGCGCCGTAGACCAGATCTTTCTGGTTTATTTTTTCCACATCAACATAATTATTTTTAATCAGGGACATGGACTGAATCAGCGGGCGCAGACTTTCATAGCTGTCTTCCGACAGGCTGATATCCTCGCTGGTAGACCGGGATGCGCCGGAAAGCCAGCCCCCGAAAAATCCAAAAAGACTGAGTGATAATACCGTTGTGGTAATCCAAAGGGTTTTCTTTAAATTCATCATGTAAAACTGCCTCCTGAAAATTATCCGACTGATAAAAGAATCCGTACCGCTTAACTATCGAATTACTCAAAAAAAACCAAGGTTTTTCAACAGCGATTCAAAAAAACGCCACTATTTTTCAAGCCAACTTGAGGGATTCAGCGCTTTGCCCCGTTTTCTGATTTCAAAATACAAGACTGGCCCTTTCCAGGTACCGGATTCACCAAGCGTCCCGATGGCCTGTCCTTCCTTGACCGTATCGCCTTCATTCACCAGGATTTTCCGAAGATGGGCATAGACGGTATTGTAGCCGCCGCCATGATCAAGAATAATCATTCGTCCAAAACCTTCAAACCATTCGGCAAAAAGCACCTGACCCTGGCCAACGGAAATCACATTTTGACCGATAGACCCTTTGATGTCAATTCCTTTATTATAGATATATGTATTAAAACGCGGATGGCGTGATTTACCAAATTTTGTGACGACTCTTCCCCGTGTCGGCCAGGATAAAGTGCTTTTTCTTTTGGCAAACAGCTTGCCATATTGGGCAATACGCTTCTGAATCCTGGACGCCCGCTTTTTCAGCATCGTAATCAATCGGTTTAATTTTTTAGAAGCAGCATCCAATTCACGAGCAGCTTTTTCATGCTGGCCCCGCTCCCGGCGGACACCTTTTAAGATTTTTTCCCGTGTATGCTTGTGCTGTTTTATTTTCCCCAGCGTCCGGCGCGAGGCCGTTTCCATTTCTTCACTTTTTTGTTCCTCGCGTATAAGCTGCCGGGTCCGTTCCAGCAGCATTTTCCGCTCCAGATTCAACCGCTCAACCACATAAGCATTTTGCGCGGCAACAACATGAAAAAATTTCATACGGCTCAATGCCTGCGTCATGGTCTGGGAGGTCGCCAGCACCCGCCAGATACCGCTCTGGCGTTCCCGGTAGATCATCCGCAGCCGCGCAGCCAAAAACTGCTGCATGCGCTTGATTTCCGATTCTGTTTGCGTAATCTGCGTTCGAATATCTATAACTCGGTTTTTGACCAATGCGAGATTGTCGAGATTATCCTGGTGCGCTTCCTCAGCTTCCTCCATTTTTTTTCCTATGCGCTGGATATCCCGAAGAATGGAGCGTTCCTGTTTCTTCTGTTTACGGATGACTTGGCGTTTCTGCTGAATTTTTTTCTTTACCGCGTTTAAATCTTTACGTTCCTGTTGAATATTTTGCTTGTAGGTTTTTAATTCCAGCTGGGCATCCTGCATGGTGGCGGCTTGGGAAACCGCACAGGGTAGAAATAAAAAAAAGAAAGCGGACACCCACACCTTCATTCGTCCAACCGCCTCCCAACGGAAACCAGGCTCCCGACCAGACCCAGCAAGCATCCCGCTGCAATCAGAATACCGCTTCCGCTCAACACCAGCTGCTGGATATTGGCGGGCAGCAAGGACGCAAGATCAATGCCCAACTCGTTATGGGTATAATATTGTAAAACCGCCCAAATGGTATAAAGCAACCCCGTGGCAATCACGCCGCCGGTTGTCCCCTGAATCATTCCCCAAAGCACAAACGGCCCTTGAATAAATCCGTTGGTGGCGCCGATCAGCCGCATGATGCGGATCTCTTCCTGACGGGCATAGACCATCAAACTGATAATATTGGCAACAATCACCACCGCCGCCACGACCAAACTTACGGTCAAAATCATGACCGCCAACTTTATAAACTGTAACGCCTTGAGCAGACGGTTGACATCACCCCCGCCGTAACCAACATCTTCCACTCCGGGAAATTTTTTCAACCAGGCGATAAACCGTTCTACATTCTCAGGCGTTTTTTCCATAAGATTGATGCGGACAGAAGACGGCAGCGGATTGTTTCCCAATACTTTGAGCAAATCCTGTAAGGCTGCGTCTTCAGAAAACTCGGCCAAAGCCTGCTCGCGTGAAATAAACCTGGCCTCAATCACCTGCGGATGATCCTGGATTTTTGTGATAAAACCCGGTATTTCAGATTCCCGGGCGGTTTGATCCAGAAAGAGTACCACTTCAATTTTATTTTCAATAAATTCGGTTAATTTAATCATACTGATATTCAAAATCAACACCATGCCCAATGCCATCAAAGACATGCTCATGGCACCCAAAGAAATGGCATTGAGACGCTTGGCGCGAAACAGGCTGCGAAAGGCTTCCTGAATTAAAAAACTAATTGCCATGGGATCTGTTCCTTTCCCCGTGCACAAGACCCTTGTCCAAAAAAAGCGTCCGCTTCTTCATTTTCTGGATAAAATTCAAATTATGGGTGGTACACAAAACAGTTGTCCCGCCCTCGGTCACCTGTTTGAGCTGCCGCATCATTTCCCATCCGGTTGCAAAATCCAGATTACCGGTCGGTTCATCTGCCAATAAAATCGGCGGATCATGCACAATGGCGCGCGCCAGCACCACCCGCTGCATTTCTCCGCCGGATAAATGCCAGGGCATCACGCTTTTCTTCCGGGTGAGTCCCACACGGTCAAGCGCCTGATTGACTTCCCGCGTCAACGTCCGGCCGGTATATCCAAGAATATGCAAGGTCATGGCTACATTTTCCGCCACCGTGCGGTCATACAGGAGTTTAAAATCCTGAAATACAACCCCGATTTTTCTGCGGAAATAGGGCAGTTGATTTTGTTTGAGTTTGGCCACGTTTTGTTCGAAAACAATCACTTGGCCTTTGGTGGCAAGTATCTGGCGGCTGATGAGACGGATAAGCGTACTTTTGCCTGCGCCGGAGGGTCCGGTAATCATGACAAATTCTCCCCGGTCAATACTCAGAGTAACATCATGCAGCGCTTTGTATTCATTTTGGTAAGTCATAAAGACATGATGAAATTGGATCACAAAAAAACTCCTTGGTCGTGTTGTCCGATTATAAGGCGTACCGCCCCTTGCGTCAATCACTGACCGGCGGTTCACTTCCACCTCCCCAGCCGGGTCCGATCCTGCCATGACTTTGTTTTCGACATACAAAAGCGAAATAACCGCAATTTAACAAAAGCACTGCTTGGCAAAAATTGTTCTTTGACTCTTTATGACGCCTTGTATTCCGAAAACAAAATCATGGCAAGATAATGACGACTGCCAAAGTTCCGCTATGTTTATTTGTCATCGTCAGCCGGGTGCAGGCTTTTTTTCAAAAAGCGAAATGACTTCTGTAAATAAAAGTGTATGAAAAAGATTGTCGTTATCCGGCAGTTTCGATAGGCGTGGTGGTATGACATCAGTTTGAAAGCACTTTGCTTTTTGAAAAAAAGCCTGCACCCGGCTGACGAATAAAAACATTTACAATCCGCAACGATCAAAAGCAGTTTGCACGCTCGTCCGTGCCCGCTCACGCAGTACTGCCACCCGGCGATGCAGGATGCGTGAAAGACCCGGCAACTGTTCCAGCAGCATTTTCAAATCAATTTCTTTTTCATTGGCAACCGGCTGCCCCAATTCATTCATGAGATTGGCTATTTTTCGGTCTTTGCCAAATCCCACCACCACTGCACCTGCCAGTGCGCCCAGAACCAACCCGTGATAGCGCATGCTAAACACCAATTGGGCATCCCGAAAATAGCGGACCGGTTCCGACTCTTTTTGAAATGTACCGGTCATTTTCGAAAACCCGCAGTTCCTAAAAAAAGGCAGACGCCTTATCCGGTCCAGCAATTCGGCATCTCCGCGATTTCCCAGAGAAACAAAGTGTAACTCCCGGCCTTTTTGGTCTGACGCCTGTTTAAGCAGTTCCAACCAATCCGGCACTTTGTTTTCCAGCCAATCAGCCCGCAAACAAACCATCCATTTTTTGGCTTTGGTTTTCTCCAGACCGGGCAGCAACCAAACCAGGTCTGCTCCCAAAAAAAGGTTCTTGGGTGCCACTCCCCTGGCATGGCACCATGCCATACCCGCCTGGTCCCGCGGCACGATAAAATCCACTTTAGACAAAACTATTTTGGCGGCCCACCGGTTCCAGATATGCTTTAAAGGGCCGAACCCCTGACCCAGCAGCAGCGTACGCTTTCCCATGCGCTGGGCAAGCCCGATGATTCCCAGATAATACAGCGGTGATAATGGGCCGGACACATCCTGCAACAGCCCGCCCCCGCCGGATATGAGCACATGGCATTTTTTCACTTCCCGGTAAATCACGCGCAGATCCCATCGCGGTACATGCCGGATATTGAATTCAGCCGATTGCTCCTGTTGCACCCGGTCCAATACGGTCACATGATGGTCTGTGTTGGAAAAAAGCCGAATAATTCTTTTTAAAATCAATTCATCACCCGTGTTGCCGAATCCATAATAACCAGAAACAAGAATTCTCATCGCCGGCTCCGCCAACGCTCCATTGACCGGACCGCCATCATCAGCAGCATCCCGTTGAACAGGCCCAAGCCGACACCCAAGAGCGTTCTCAACAGACTGATATGCAAAGGGGTGTGAATATGACAAAATGTATTGATAATCGAAATTTGACCAATCAATCCGATTACCAGACAAACCCGGGGCCAAACCCGCTCTTGCTTGGCGGACATTTTCAGGCCCATCAATCCAAGTAATAAAAAAGGATGTCCGATAAAAAATTCCTTCCACCGGGGCCGGATGCCGAACAGGGTTTCCATGCTCTCGCGCAAATTCATCTCAAAAACGCTGACAGGAAACCAAGTGACATTGCCGGACCGTACCAGCATGATAAAAATACCTGCGCCTAATAATACCATCGCACCCAGTGTCCAGTAACGATTCTCCCCCTGCCAACGCGCCTTCCACCAATGTCCGTCTGTGATGCCGGGAAATAAATAAATCGCCGCAACCATGAGCGGCACCACATACGCCGCTTTCACGCCAAAAAACATATCCAAACGGTGAATAAAGTTGGTTTGGAATAATAAAACACCGATCCCCAATCCTGCCAGAATATTGATCAAAACAATCAGCAAAAAAGATTTAACCGGTTTTGAAAAAACATCCTGCCGGGCGGTTTCCGCCGGGGAGGTATAGGACGGCACCAGCATAATGCTTATCAACGGCACCAGACAAGCAACCAGCCAGGCGCTTATCTTCCCTCCCCATGCCGCCGACCCCTCAAAATGAATAATCAATAGGGCTGTCACAAATACCACCGCGCTCCAGCGAAAGTACATCGGCCGCAACCGGATTGTCAATACCCGGTCTACCTGCTCATCCTGACCGGAAAAACCGACCGCCCATAAGGCGATCTGCCAAATAAAAAGAAACGCCAGCGCACCGAGCCCGCCATAAAGAATTCCCATGGCAAGATGTCCGGTGCGGCCTTTGTGCGCCGGTGTTGCCGCACCGGTTTGAAAACCCCTCCCGGCCAGATCAATTTTCAGGCTATTAAAAAAATGCACGCTTTGTGCAAAAGACCAGCCCTGGGGAGGTTCTACATAAATAAAATTCACCCCCCGCTCAACCACCGCCCGCAGCAGCCTTTGCTGCAGCCGCTGGGGTGTATAGCGGGCAGCCGTCCGGCGCAGGACACAATGGGCACGCAGTATCTGACGGCGGGAATATTTTTGAAGTGCTGCCCGGCCGAGGCGCGGCAGGTGAAACTCCGGGACCGCCATCACCGGTTTACGCAGCCAGGGAGTTTTCATATAAGAGCTGAAAAAATTATTGGCATGCATTCCTCCGTTCCAAAAAGGGACCACACTGTCCGGCTGAAGCGAATAAATGGCACGGGTAAATTGATTTAAATCATGGGTTTTTCCCCAATCGCCGACCGGCAATAACAAAGCGCTGCGGAATCCCTCTGGAATGGGTCCTGAAGGGATTTCCAATATAAACCGGTTGGGCTCAATTTTTTCAATGGGTGCGGGCAGGCGGATATCGCAGATAAATACATTTTCCCGGATGCGGATTTGAAGCGCCTCCATGCCGAACTGTCCGGTTAAATAAATGGTGGCATTGCTGGTCAACTGATTATCCGCCAGACGGATTTCCATCAGGTCTTTCTCCGGATGCCAGGCTTCCGCCAAACCATAGCGGATCATATCATCCAGGGTGTAGGGAACGCGCATCAATGTCGTGACCCCGGCGGCCTGGAGTTTTTGCAGCGCTTCCGGGTCAGTGCGCATGGCTTGTATCAAACGGTTTTCCGGGAAGGCAATTTCGATGCTGCGCGGCCGGGTCTCGATATCAAAACGCTGGAAAGCGAGCACCGCAATCACAGCCAACGCCATGGTAATCAGACAGGTCGCAACAAAACGTTCAACCAGCCGGGGACCTGGCTGTGATCGGATCATGGTTGGGATGCCGCAGGTGTCAATTGCAGCTGACGGCGCCGGGCCCGTTTTTGCTTCCATTTGGCCCGCTTGTGTTCTTCAAAGGTCTCAGAAAAAACATGGGTCCCATCCGGCCGAACCACAAAAAAAAGATACTCGGTTTGCGCCGGAAAAGCAGCTGCGCGCAGGGCATTGAGCCCGGGATTACCAATCGGTCCGGGCGGCAATCCCCGATGCCGGTAGGTATTGTAAGGTGATTGGGTTTCCAGATCTTCCAGACTCAGTGCACCGCTAATACGCCCCTGGCTGTACAGCACGGTCGCACAGGATTCAAGACGCTTGCGTTTTTTCATCCGATTATAAAAAACCGAAGCAACAACCGGCTGTTCCGGTTTCGCCCGTACTTCCCGCTCGATAATGGATGCCATGGTTGTCAATTTCAAAAGGTCCGCACCCTGGGCTTTGCCCCCGGCAATCAATTCAGGCGAGAGCTTGCTCCGATACTGACCCACCATCTGTTTGGCTATCTGACGGGCAGTCATGCCTTTGGTAAATTGATAGGTATCCGGAAATAAAAAACCCTCCAATGTCCGTCCGGGAATTTCCCATGCTTTGACAAGCCGGGCATCGGTGCCAACCGTTAAAAAATCCTGCGCTGATACCAAGCCGGCTTGTTCTAATTTCTGAGCAATCTGCCCCATGGTATACCCTTCCGGAATGGTGACCGCATGGCGAACCACCTCGCCAGTCTCCAGTTTCCGCACGACCTGGGCCAGATTGGACTTGGGTGCAAAGGCGTACTCACCTGCTTTGAGCCTCCTGGCAGCTCCGGTCAAAATCGCATACACACGAAAAGCCTCGGCACTGCGAATAATTCCCGCCTGCTCAAGCTTCTCCCCAATCACGATCGTGCCGGAGTGCAAAGGAATCACGACAGTTTTTTCCGCTTCACCCGCCAGTCCTGACCAGAGATAAAGCCCCCCGAAAATAGTCATACTGCCTAGAAAAACACAGCCCAAGAGCAAGCTGTAAAAAACAGTCTTCTTAGATAATACCCACTGCACAGTAATCCCCTTCATGCTTTCTCAGAATCATTTCTCCAACAGGACGGTTTCCCGCCTGCTCTACAATACTTTTTTTTATACCATATCCCGCGCGTCTGCACAATGCAGTCCGCGCCTTTCCCCTGCACACCTTCCGAGACAGCCTTGATACAATTAATTCATGCTGTTTTTTAAAATTAAGGATATTCCTCGCAATGCTTAGCGCGCGATCGCCAGCTTGCCGCAGCGTTCCCGCCCGGCCTTATCCCGGATAATATAAATGTACACACCCGATGCCACCGGCTTACCCTGTTGGTTGGCCATCCCCCATTGCGCCTGGCCGGTATTGCCCGGATAACTGGTCATGCCGCCATGATCGTTTGCCCCGGATTCCAGTGTATAAACCAGTTGGCCGTCTATACTGAAGAGCCGAATCGTCGCATCTTCGGTCAAATTCTGAAAGACAATACGTTTTTGCACCCAGGGCAGATCACCTTTCCAGGGATTGGGATAAATAATCACATCTTCCAAATCAGGTGCCGACCGCCGGGGTGTACTGGTCAGCGTAATCGTCGATGTCACTGTGATCGTCGGACTCATGGTATACGTGGGAGTTATGGTCCTGGTCTGCGTGATGGTAAAGGTCTGGGTCACGGTGAGTGTCTGTGTAATGGTGGCGGTGTGCGTGATCGTTGATGTCTCGGTAATCGTCGGGGTCACGGTCGGCGTGTGAATCGGGGTATGCGTACGGGTCAAGGTAATTGTCGCGGTCTGGGTAATTGTCGGAGTCACCGTAACCGTCGGGGTGACTGTATAGGTCGGGGTCTGTGTCATTGTATGCGTAATGGTCGGGGTCACGGTCCGGGTCGCACTGGCTGTCAGGGTGGGAGTCGGGGTCGCGGTCAAGGTTATGGTCGGGGTTGAGGTCCGGGTCGCACTGGCGGTTAGGGTGGGAGTCGGGGTCGCGGTCAAGGTTGTAGTCGGGGTTGAGGTCGGCGTTGCGGTCAGGGTAATCGTCGCGGTCGGCGTCGCAGTCGGTGAAGCGGTATACGTGCTGCTCGGGCTTGCCGTGGGTGTAACTGATGATGTCGGCGTACAGGTCGGCGAAGGCACTACCTCACTGACATAAATACAAGCCCGGTATGAAATACTGTAGTCCGGCGCACCAAAAGGATTGTCAAAAGAACCATAGGTCCACACACGAACCTGGCAGCGATTCGGATCCACATCATTATACGCTCCCACTTCAGTCGTATTACTGCTGACCTGGTAGGCCAGCCAATAGGTCGTACTATTGGTCACGGAAGTATCTGAAACAGTAAATGTATTCCAACCTGTGACCAGCGCCTGCGACCCGCTTTCTGCCAAACGTGTACTGGGAAGTCCTCCGCTGTTACTGTAGATGGCCACCCGGCCATTGGCGCTAGCCGGCACAGATACATATAGATGAATCCGGTTGATGTTGCCGGTTGCCCCGCAGGTGAAATAGGTCGCCACGGCCTCATTTAAAGACATAAGTAATGTCAACGTTCCGGTCCCGGTCTCGCCAAAAGAAACCGCCTGCGCGGCAATTGGCAAACATAACAAAGTCAGTCCAACCAAAAAAATATTTTTTCTCATAGAACTCCTTACTCCAGGAACGATCAGCTTGCCTGGCGAATGCCGGGCGACCGTTCCCTACACTCCCGGTTCCCTATTTTGTAATGGCAATTTTGCCAATGATGCTTCTGGTTCCGCGTTCATCTTCCACCTTGAGGTGCAGATAATAAATACCCGAACCAATATCCTGCGTATTAATTTCTGTGATTCCAAAATCACCCCGATCCACAGGTGTGTCTTCTACACTTAAAACCTGTTCGCCTACAACATTGTATACCAGCAAGGTTACTTTTCCAGTTCCGGAAAAAGCATACGCAATGCGGACAAATGCTTTGCCCGGCTGCGGATAAGCTTGAAATTCATCCTCTGCCAAAGTCAGTGGCACTTGCGTCGACGTCACGGTAATCGTTGATGTAGGCGTGCTGGTTGGGGTGATGGTTGGTGTAGGCGAAATAGTCGGTGTCATCGTAATCGTCGGTGTCCCAGTTGCGGTTCTTGTGGCTGATGGTGTCGGGGTAACAGTCGCGGTCATGGTTGCGGTTCTTGTTACTGTCCGGGTCGATGTAATAGTTGCTGTCGGTGATACCGTAGGTGTAAACGTCCGTGTTCCGCTTATGGTCGGCGTAGAGGTTGGTGTGATCGGGCTGACATTAAGTGAGTTGACAATATTAATTTTGCCTGCGCCCACCACACGCGCATCCCCGCCTTCGCAACCGTTGGTAATGAGTGTTTTTAATTGGGCCGATGTGCGCGTGGAATCTTGCAAGAGCAACAGTGCAGCCAAACCGGCTGCTTGCGGCGAAGCAAATGAGGTCCCATCCACCGGACTCCATCCACCGCCCCGGGCAGTGCAGGTCACACCGCCATCCGGCTCCCAACCGGTGGCATATTCAATCAAGGCACCGCCGGGTGCAACGCAATCCACCAACCCGGATGGATCGCTCCAATTGGAATAATAGGTAACTCCGTCCAATGAGTGGGTCGCTCCCACATTGAAGACCGAAGCATAACAACCGGGATAGACCGGAGTTATCCGCATATTATAATTACTGTTCCCGGCTGAAGCGACCATCAGAATACCGGCGCTATCGGCATTGGTGACCGCCGTGCTGATGACTGTAGAATCCGTTGTGGTCTCCAGACTCATATTCATAATATCCGCGCCATTAAGCCGGGCATAATCAATCCCGCTCGCAATATTGGAAAATGTACCGCTGGCTGAACTATTAAGCACTTTGACTGGTAAAATCTTTATCCGGCTATCCCAGGCTGTCCCGGCCACACCGGAAGTATTATCCACCAAAGCGGCGATCGTACCTGCCACATGCGTACCGTGACCGCGCACATGGGTCCCGCCGATCCACTCATTATCATCATCTGTGTCGCTGTTGCCGCTAACATAATTCCATCCGCTCAGCAGCCTGCCGGACAGGTCGGTATGATCGTCATCCACCCCGGTATCCAACACTGCCACAACGATTTGGGAGGCAGCACTAAAATAATATCCAGTATCAATCGCATCATCCCCCTGAGTACGATGAAGCCACCATTGCGACGACCCGTCTGCATAATAGGTGTCATCAATGCTGCTCAATGCCGTATAGGACGTGGATAGAGCACTGGCATACACCAGACCATTGGGTTCAATATTTTCCACCAACGGATTTTGTTTATATTCCGCTATTGCGGCCTGCACATCTTTACCTGCCGGCAGTTCAACCAATTCCCACCCGGCAATCACCTGTTGGCGTACGCGGGTTTTAAAATGTTTATGAAATGCCGCTTTGGCCTCACCTTGCGATACTGCCGCAGCACCAACTTGTTCATTAAACATTTTTCTGTCAGCCGCTGTAAAATTATCCCGGAACTGAATAAGCAGCTCTCCTTCCACATACTCCGGCAAGTCCCGGCCATGCCGGTCTGCCAGAGCAGGTGCCGACATTTTTTTTACAGGTGATGCTGCATAACTCAAACCTGCCAGACCGGCTATTATAACCATCACCAGAAAAAGCACTGTTTTTTTTAGCATGGAATCCTCTTTTCTAATTTATCGTGCCATTAACTTTTTTTAGATTTTCGTGTCACGATCATCACAAGTGCCTATCCAACCAGACTAATGGAAAAAATCATAAAAATCACTCATTTTCTTGAATAGATCCCTGTTTATATAGTATAGCAATCCCCTGCAACGCTTTCAAGTTCTCCGGTGAAAACCTTTCTTTCCTATTTACAAATTCCGGCTTCATACCTATAATAACGCCATATTCAAATTCAAGTATTAAAGGGGGCTTTTGCCATGGCGATGCATTCCCACCGCCGTTCCGACAATAATCTGGGAACCACTAAATCAGGCATTGAACCAACTGTTGCAGGTGCTTTGGCGTATTTACTCTGGTTTATTTCCGGTATTTTCTTTTATATTCTTGAAAAAGATAACCCCTTTGTCCGTTTTCATGCCCTGCAATCCACCATGCTTTTCGGCGGACTGTTTGTCATAATCATGATTCTCAAAGTCATCCCGGTCCTGGGATTTATTCTTAATTTTTTCCTGTCGATTGCCGCTTTTTCAGTCTGGCTTTTTATGATGGTCAAAGCTTCTCAGGGCATCGCCTTCAAGCTCCCGGTGATCGGGGATATTGCTGAAAGAAACATCTAAGCCTGCATGGTGTTGGTCTGCCTCACTGAATCCGGAGAAAATTGCTGATGATCAACGGGAAAAAAATCGCTGTCGTTTTACCGGCCTACAATGCATCAAAAACACTGGAAACCACCTATCATGAAATCCCCAAAAATATTGTTGATGAATGTATTCTTGTTGATGACCATAGCATTGATCAAACCGCTAAATTAGCTGAATCATTGGGCATCGAAACCCATATCCACAACGCCAACCGCGGCTATGGCGGTAATCAAAAAACCTGCTACCGCACCGTCCTGAGCAAAAACATTGATATCGTGGTCATGCTCCACCCCGATTACCAGTATACGCCCAAACTTTTACGCTCGTTGTGTTCCCTCTTGGCGGACGATGTTTATGAAATTGTACTGGGGTCAAGAATCCTGGGCAGCGGGGCTTTGCTCGGCGGCATGCCGGTCTATAAATATATTGCCAACCGCGTACTTACGCTGCTGGAAAATTTATTATTGGGCGCCAAGCTTTCCGAGTACCATACGGGATACCGCGCCTATAAGCGTGAGGTCCTGGAAAAAATTCCTTTTGAAAATTTTTCCAATGATTTTATTTTTGACAATCAGTTTT
The bacterium genome window above contains:
- a CDS encoding glycosyltransferase family 2 protein, with the translated sequence MINGKKIAVVLPAYNASKTLETTYHEIPKNIVDECILVDDHSIDQTAKLAESLGIETHIHNANRGYGGNQKTCYRTVLSKNIDIVVMLHPDYQYTPKLLRSLCSLLADDVYEIVLGSRILGSGALLGGMPVYKYIANRVLTLLENLLLGAKLSEYHTGYRAYKREVLEKIPFENFSNDFIFDNQFLIAAIQQGISIGEVSCPTKYFKEASSINFMRSSKYGLLCLWYAFWAGWTLIPRRIARFFKILF